From one Drosophila subpulchrella strain 33 F10 #4 breed RU33 chromosome 3L, RU_Dsub_v1.1 Primary Assembly, whole genome shotgun sequence genomic stretch:
- the LOC119555501 gene encoding uncharacterized protein LOC119555501 produces MVRIKNRYIAVQIVPFTPTQSLRLNDNSLAKILLQNVEKYYGVYGLGMIEQGFRVKYINDRTKIAIIRCLHRGQRFVSSILPLITLIGDVRAKFRTLYIGATIIQCNKFIVKHQKKFLDRAMGQITSAKERQDLFKRVMELDMDR; encoded by the exons ATGGTTCGCATAAAAAACAG ATATATAGCAGTGCAGATTGTGCCCTTCACGCCCACACAATCACTGCGTCTCAATGACAACAGCCTGGCCAAAATTCTGTTGCAAAATGTGGAGAAATACTATGGGGTCTACGGCCTAGGAATGATCGAGCAGGGATTCCGAGTGAAGTACATCAATGATCGCACCAAAATAGCAATCATACGGTGTCTGCATCGTGGTCAACGCTTTGTGTCCAGCATTTTACCATTAATTACTCTG atcggAGATGTACGGGCCAAGTTTAGGACCCTCTATATCGGTGCCACCATTATCCAATGCAACAAGTTCATAGTCAAGCACCAGAAAAAGTTCCTGGACCGCGCCATGGGTCAGATAACATCCGCCAAGGAGCGACAGGATCTCTTCAAGCGAGTAATGGAGCTCGACATGGATAGATAA
- the LOC119555500 gene encoding ribonuclease P protein subunit p29: protein MDPTTNDYKEFVTDLVIPHQRMNVNINPDHITMLEGTKIKKQHSRKRRAHKSGVLSRKEYAKLGLNTLPTKQMKYEEALPLHNLWKGYVREHLELREGAEVPEVHDPRYEEFSRQLVKLDLHGAKLRVVQSKCRTLEDLAGICVMDTKNVLKLLGKDHRLRTIPKSECVFGMKVGNMQFTIFGKHLNIRPAERSVKKIKNFVEPFM, encoded by the coding sequence atggaCCCCACGACGAATGATTACAAGGAGTTTGTCACCGATCTGGTCATTCCGCACCAGCGGATGAATGTGAACATTAATCCGGATCACATCACCATGCTGGAGGGAACGAAGATCAAGAAACAGCATTCCCGCAAGCGCCGCGCTCACAAATCTGGGGTTCTCAGTCGCAAGGAATACGCGAAGCTTGGACTAAATACCCTTCCGACCAAGCAGATGAAGTACGAGGAAGCCCTGCCACTTCACAATCTCTGGAAAGGATATGTCCGCGAGCACCTGGAACTTAGAGAGGGAGCCGAGGTGCCCGAAGTCCACGATCCTCGTTACGAGGAGTTCAGCCGGCAGCTGGTAAAACTAGATCTACACGGCGCAAAGCTTAGGGTCGTCCAATCCAAGTGCCGCACCCTGGAGGACTTAGCTGGTATCTGCGTAATGGACACCAAGAATGTGCTGAAGCTCCTCGGCAAGGACCACCGGCTGAGGACAATCCCCAAGAGCGAGTGCGTCTTTGGAATGAAAGTGGGCAACATGCAGTTTACCATATTTGGAAAACACCTTAATATTCGACCAGCCGAGAGAAGCgttaaaaaaatcaagaacTTTGTGGAGCCTTTCATGTAG
- the LOC119555499 gene encoding UBX domain-containing protein 1, translating into MSEVQTLMDMGFPRDRVEYALQVTSNKVEPAMEWLLAHVDDPLPTRQNAGESPSSAIPPTAAVDSSAGAASSSTSGAGETSADSPVAKSLKCDDCGKVLKDHTEVEYHAAKTGHSNFSESTEEKKALTEDEKKAQLALIEEKLKQKRIEREEREKTEALQREKNRIKSGKDMTEAKRRMEELEMKKIVEQRKREKDEEKAARDRVRAQIEADKAARKAREQKELGNPEPAPSVSSTTVSSPPAGVKSPPRDYTETRIQVRLQDGSTLQETFNVKEQLSAVRVFIQMKTGIESPFSLMTTFPRKLFAEDDYEKPLEVLGLVPSAVITMTKTAA; encoded by the exons ATGAGTGAAGTACAGACCCTGATGGATATGGGTTTCCCCCGGGATCGTGT GGAATATGCCTTGCAGGTGACCAGCAACAAGGTAGAACCAGCAATGGAATGGCTGCTAGCCCATGTGGATGACCCGCTGCCGACCCGTCAAAATGCCGGGGAGTCCCCGAGTTCGGCGATTCCCCCCACTGCCGCAGTGGATTCCTCCGCCGGAGCAGCCTCCAGTAGCACAAGTGGTGCCGGTGAAACCTCTGCAGATTCCCCGGTGGCGAAGTCCCTGAAATGCGACGATTGCGGCAAGGTTCTTAAGGACCACACTGAAGTGGAGTACCATGCAGCCAAGACCGGACACAGCAACTTTTCCGAATCGACGGAGGAGAAAAAGGCCCTCACCGAGGATGAGAAGAAGGCGCAGCTTGCCCTCATCGAAGAGAAGCTCAAGCAGAAGCGCATCGAACGGGAGGAGCGCGAGAAAACCGAAGCTCTGCAGCGGGAGAAGAATCGCATAAAGTCCGGCAAGGACATGACCGAGGCCAAGCGTCGCATGGAGGAGCTCGAGATGAAGAAGATCGTGGAGCAGCGCAAGCGCGAAAAGGACGAGGAGAAGGCAGCCCGCGATCGGGTGAGGGCTCAAATCGAAGCGGACAAGGCGGCACGCAAGGCTAG GGAACAAAAGGAATTGGGCAATCCAGAGCCAGCTCCATCAGTGAGTTCTACCACAGTGTCGTCACCACCTGCAGGTGTTAAGTCTCCGCCGCGCGACTATACCGAAACCCGCATCCAAGTGCGCCTACAGGACGGCTCCACACTCCAGGAGACCTTCAACGTAAAGGAGCAGTTGTCCGCTGTGCGTGTGTTCATCCAGATGAAGACCGGCATCGAGTCGCCCTTTTCACTGATGACCACTTTTCCGCGCAAACTGTTCGCCGAGGACGATTACGAGAAGCCGCTGGAAGTGCTCGGCTTGGTTCCATCCGCCGTCATCACCATGACCAAGACGGCCGCATAA